A genomic window from Sphingobacterium sp. BN32 includes:
- the hisG gene encoding ATP phosphoribosyltransferase, translated as MKNLKIAIQKSGRLNEKSVQLLKNCGLDFENYKSSLITTVSNFNLEILFLRDDDIPGYVEQGIADLGIVGENVIDETLSKVQYLQRLGFGKCTLKLAIAKDSPIERLEDLNGKSIATSYPNILQQFLNDFKIKADIQEISGSVEIAPGLGLSDAICDIVSTGGTLKSNGLKPFADVRSSEAILIAREGIEENPIICELLQRVQSVLRAKETKYVVLNVEKKNLEQITELLHGVKSPTVVPLAEEGWVAVHTVISEDDFWEKINKLKAAGAQGIVVMPIEKIIM; from the coding sequence TTGAAAAATCTGAAAATTGCTATCCAGAAATCGGGTAGATTAAATGAGAAATCTGTACAACTATTAAAGAACTGTGGACTCGATTTCGAAAACTATAAAAGCTCCCTTATCACTACGGTATCTAACTTTAACCTTGAAATCTTATTCCTTCGCGACGATGATATCCCTGGATATGTAGAACAGGGTATTGCCGATTTAGGTATTGTTGGCGAAAATGTGATCGACGAAACGCTCTCCAAGGTTCAATATCTTCAACGTTTGGGCTTCGGGAAGTGTACTTTAAAATTAGCGATCGCGAAAGACTCCCCGATAGAACGTCTGGAAGACCTAAATGGCAAATCAATCGCAACCTCCTACCCCAACATCCTTCAACAATTTCTTAACGATTTCAAAATCAAAGCAGATATCCAAGAGATATCCGGCTCGGTAGAGATTGCGCCCGGATTGGGCTTGAGCGATGCTATTTGTGATATTGTTTCTACAGGCGGGACGCTAAAAAGCAACGGCTTGAAGCCATTTGCTGATGTTCGTTCTTCGGAGGCTATCCTGATCGCTAGAGAAGGTATTGAAGAAAATCCTATCATTTGCGAGCTGTTGCAACGTGTTCAATCGGTATTGCGCGCAAAAGAAACCAAATATGTGGTTTTGAATGTGGAGAAGAAAAATTTAGAGCAAATCACCGAACTATTGCACGGTGTAAAGAGTCCTACGGTTGTTCCCTTGGCGGAAGAAGGTTGGGTTGCTGTACACACGGTAATTTCGGAGGATGATTTTTGGGAGAAAATCAATAAATTGAAAGCTGCCGGCGCACAGGGTATAGTGGTGATGCCGATAGAAAAAATCATAATGTAA
- a CDS encoding DUF5686 and carboxypeptidase-like regulatory domain-containing protein produces MKSHIHGLLFVLFTLFGISAAWGQQTITVKGRVMNAETYEAIPYASISIIGTSKESGASSTANGTFTLTLPSNLNKLRISSVGFDTEEFVVTTDNAGNAKIFLFPANKIEEVVIKRPRRGKYSNKNNPAVELIRKVVEHRDQNRLTGQSFAEFNQYEKISLGLSNLDSKFKNKKVFKKYQFLFQEDDTANVNGNYVLPAYMEEKFSKVYYRKDPNAKKQYVMAEKKAQFDPKFVDNDGLSKYFNRLYDEVEIYDNNIEILTNQFLSPIANTAPTFYRFYITDTIKTAQPNLVELSFFPRNKSDMLFTGKLYITLDGNYAVQRAAMTVADDINLNFVRDLDIELAFNKDHNNKFYLSKSSLGIDFSITGKGKGIKGKRVVLINDYKQGVQRPDSTYQVPDIYLVKKEAEIEAQPESYWATLRPEPLSKSESLIYHNIDSLQQMPSFRTFMDISALLLSGYKQAGPVEIGPVNTFYSYNPVEGFRLRVGGRTTDRLSKRFYLEGYTAYGFDDQKWKYFLAGTYSLNNKSIYNFPQHYIRVSASYDTKIPGQKLEFIQEDNVLLSFKRGENQSYLYNEEYRVDYKVEFSNNFSVTAGLGRWKQTPAGVLSYHLPQADGSFENLPYLQSTEFNIGLRYAPKEEYYQGKLYRTPLFNKYPIFQLNYTAGVKGLFGGDYNYHTLSADIFKRFYLSQFGYADVNLDGSYTFGSNIPYPFLNIHRANQTYAYQLQSYNLMNFMEFVSDQHASINVQYYMNGFIFNKIPLLKKLKLREVFSFKGVYGGLRDSNNPSLNNEVFAWQTNGKGEQSSFTFGSEPYMEASAGVSNIFKILRVDLVKRLNYLDNPDAPEWGIRARIKFDF; encoded by the coding sequence ATGAAATCACATATACACGGCCTCCTATTCGTCCTGTTTACACTCTTTGGAATTTCGGCTGCATGGGGACAGCAGACCATCACTGTAAAAGGCAGAGTGATGAACGCGGAGACATACGAAGCAATTCCCTATGCATCGATTAGCATTATCGGAACCAGCAAAGAGTCGGGCGCATCATCTACTGCTAACGGTACTTTTACGCTTACCCTTCCGAGCAACTTAAATAAATTACGCATTAGTTCCGTAGGATTCGATACGGAAGAATTTGTGGTAACGACGGATAATGCCGGCAATGCTAAGATATTCTTATTCCCTGCTAATAAAATCGAAGAGGTCGTGATTAAGCGCCCTAGAAGAGGAAAATATTCGAACAAAAACAATCCTGCGGTTGAATTGATCCGCAAAGTTGTAGAGCATCGTGATCAAAACAGATTGACTGGTCAGTCTTTTGCTGAATTCAACCAGTACGAGAAGATAAGTTTGGGTCTGAGTAATTTGGACTCAAAATTCAAAAACAAGAAGGTCTTCAAGAAGTATCAATTCCTATTTCAGGAGGATGATACGGCTAACGTAAATGGCAACTATGTTTTGCCAGCATATATGGAGGAGAAATTCTCGAAGGTATATTACCGGAAAGACCCCAATGCGAAAAAGCAATACGTAATGGCCGAGAAGAAGGCACAGTTTGATCCAAAATTTGTAGACAACGATGGTTTGAGCAAGTATTTCAATCGCTTATATGATGAAGTCGAAATCTACGATAACAATATTGAGATCTTGACGAATCAGTTTTTGAGTCCGATCGCAAATACTGCACCTACCTTTTATCGCTTCTATATTACCGATACGATCAAAACAGCGCAGCCGAATTTAGTGGAACTGAGCTTCTTTCCTCGCAATAAAAGCGACATGCTATTTACGGGTAAGCTCTACATTACTTTGGATGGAAACTATGCCGTACAACGCGCTGCTATGACGGTTGCCGACGACATCAATTTAAACTTTGTGCGCGATCTTGACATCGAGCTAGCATTCAACAAGGATCATAACAATAAATTTTACCTAAGCAAATCTAGTCTGGGTATAGATTTTTCGATTACGGGCAAAGGAAAGGGAATAAAAGGAAAGCGCGTTGTCTTGATCAATGATTATAAACAAGGCGTACAGCGTCCTGACAGCACCTACCAGGTGCCCGACATCTACCTTGTAAAGAAAGAGGCTGAAATTGAGGCCCAACCCGAGAGCTATTGGGCTACGCTAAGACCAGAGCCATTGAGCAAATCGGAGAGCTTGATTTACCATAACATCGATAGTTTGCAACAAATGCCATCGTTCCGAACGTTTATGGACATTAGTGCTCTATTGTTGTCGGGGTACAAACAAGCTGGCCCTGTAGAGATTGGTCCTGTCAATACCTTTTATTCTTACAATCCTGTAGAGGGTTTTCGATTGCGCGTGGGTGGTCGGACGACAGACCGGCTGAGCAAACGGTTCTATCTTGAAGGATATACAGCTTATGGCTTTGACGACCAGAAATGGAAATATTTCTTAGCCGGAACCTACTCATTAAATAATAAATCGATTTATAATTTCCCGCAGCACTATATCCGTGTTTCTGCATCCTATGATACAAAAATCCCTGGCCAAAAGCTAGAATTTATTCAGGAAGACAATGTTTTGTTATCCTTCAAACGAGGCGAGAACCAAAGCTATTTGTACAATGAGGAATATCGCGTGGACTATAAAGTAGAATTCAGCAACAACTTTTCCGTGACCGCAGGCTTAGGGCGATGGAAACAAACACCTGCTGGAGTTCTATCCTATCATTTACCACAGGCAGACGGTAGCTTCGAAAATCTACCCTACCTTCAATCTACAGAATTTAATATAGGGCTGCGTTATGCACCTAAGGAAGAGTACTATCAGGGAAAATTATACCGTACACCGTTATTTAACAAATATCCGATCTTCCAGTTGAATTATACTGCTGGGGTAAAGGGATTATTTGGCGGTGACTATAACTATCATACTCTTTCTGCGGATATTTTCAAAAGGTTTTATTTATCGCAATTTGGTTATGCTGATGTTAATTTAGATGGATCTTATACTTTCGGGAGCAATATTCCCTATCCATTCTTAAATATCCATCGTGCCAACCAAACGTATGCCTACCAGTTGCAGTCATACAACTTAATGAACTTCATGGAGTTCGTATCCGATCAGCATGCGAGCATCAATGTACAGTATTATATGAATGGTTTTATTTTCAATAAAATTCCATTATTAAAGAAATTGAAACTTCGCGAAGTGTTTAGCTTCAAGGGTGTATATGGTGGCTTAAGAGACAGCAACAATCCTTCGCTGAACAATGAGGTTTTTGCATGGCAAACAAACGGTAAAGGCGAGCAATCGAGCTTTACGTTTGGCAGCGAGCCTTATATGGAAGCCAGTGCCGGTGTATCGAACATCTTTAAAATATTACGCGTCGATTTAGTAAAACGCTTGAACTATTTGGATAACCCTGACGCTCCAGAATGGGGTATCCGCGCCAGAATTAAATTTGATTTCTAG
- a CDS encoding ComEC/Rec2 family competence protein: protein MKIKFLPAFNGDCILVSFEYENRKRNILVDGGVPRTYLRHLKPELEKLIQQEENIDLLIVTHIDDDHIGGIKELYQDAALNKDFIKEVWFNSGDLLSDYFNSARESIRAVEIIKTDQTNMSVGQGVTLEKALKEEKGNWIQNLIQVSENKISFLGLSITILSPNEKTLEKLHDHWETEIDKKVTMSEEHDDFNVSISELIKRKFKEDRAVPNGSSIAILMEEGSNSILLLGDAHPTVVSDSLEKLGLATEEKKLKIDLVKVSHHASKGNTSPKLLSLIESSKFVVLTDGSKHGLPDKESIARIIASQPNCNIYFNYDDIPKEILIPEDKESYPFSFSLLSETDYSIEL, encoded by the coding sequence ATGAAAATAAAATTTTTACCCGCTTTTAACGGTGATTGTATCTTAGTTTCATTTGAATATGAAAATAGAAAAAGAAATATCCTAGTAGACGGGGGTGTTCCAAGAACTTATCTTCGTCATTTAAAACCAGAACTTGAAAAACTTATTCAGCAAGAAGAGAACATAGATTTACTAATTGTAACTCATATTGATGATGATCATATAGGAGGAATAAAAGAACTATATCAAGATGCTGCTCTCAATAAAGATTTCATTAAAGAAGTGTGGTTTAACTCAGGAGATCTATTGTCTGACTATTTTAATTCAGCAAGAGAATCTATAAGAGCGGTAGAGATTATTAAAACTGATCAAACAAATATGAGTGTTGGTCAAGGAGTAACTTTAGAAAAAGCTTTGAAAGAAGAAAAGGGGAATTGGATTCAAAACCTCATTCAGGTATCTGAAAATAAAATAAGTTTCTTAGGATTATCAATAACTATTTTATCTCCTAACGAGAAAACGCTTGAAAAACTTCATGACCATTGGGAAACAGAAATAGATAAAAAAGTTACCATGTCAGAAGAACATGATGATTTTAATGTTTCAATTTCTGAATTGATTAAACGCAAGTTTAAAGAAGATAGAGCTGTTCCCAATGGTAGCTCAATAGCAATTCTAATGGAAGAGGGAAGCAATTCTATTCTTCTACTTGGTGATGCCCACCCCACTGTGGTTTCTGATTCTTTAGAAAAATTAGGGCTGGCTACCGAAGAAAAAAAACTGAAAATTGATTTAGTGAAAGTATCTCATCATGCAAGTAAAGGAAATACTAGTCCCAAGCTTTTATCCTTAATAGAAAGCAGCAAATTTGTTGTATTAACTGATGGAAGTAAACATGGTTTACCGGATAAGGAATCAATAGCTCGAATTATTGCTTCACAGCCGAATTGTAATATCTATTTTAATTATGATGATATCCCAAAAGAAATCCTCATACCAGAAGATAAAGAGAGTTATCCTTTTAGTTTCTCTCTACTTTCCGAGACCGATTATTCAATAGAATTGTAA
- the hisD gene encoding histidinol dehydrogenase, with protein MLKTYSYNQLDQAKIQELTNRNTDPNNAIQDTVSAIINEVRTHGDAALKSYAAQFDKVELEKLYLDASDIEELAMGISRDQMRALEIAFQNIHKFHSYQTKRERTVETMPGVSCWRELRPIEKVGLYIPGGSAVLPSTLLMLGIPARIAGCKEIVVCSPPQNNGKINGFVAYCLKLLRIERVYLVGGAQAVAAMAFGTESIPKVNKIFGPGNQFVTKAKSLIQGITDVAIDMPAGPSEVLVIADESANPAYIAADLLAQAEHGIDSQAVLATISTTIAEQVNEELSKQLSILPRKELAAKALDNSYIVVCDDLISCMNFSNAYAPEHLIIESDQWKSLVNKVQNAGSVFLGHLTPESAGDYASGTNHTLPTSGYARSYSGVSVDSFVKKITFQHITEQGLEQIGSTVEILAELEGLQAHKNAVSIRKKA; from the coding sequence ATGCTAAAGACTTATTCATATAATCAGCTTGATCAAGCAAAGATTCAGGAGCTTACCAATCGAAATACCGATCCGAATAACGCTATCCAAGATACGGTGTCTGCGATCATCAATGAGGTAAGAACACATGGCGATGCAGCACTGAAATCCTATGCTGCACAGTTTGACAAGGTTGAATTAGAAAAATTATATTTAGACGCTTCCGATATTGAAGAACTGGCGATGGGAATTTCCCGCGACCAAATGCGGGCATTGGAAATAGCGTTTCAGAATATCCATAAATTCCACTCCTATCAAACCAAAAGAGAGCGGACAGTGGAGACGATGCCCGGCGTAAGCTGTTGGCGCGAATTACGTCCGATCGAGAAGGTGGGACTTTATATTCCTGGTGGCTCCGCGGTATTGCCGAGCACATTATTGATGTTGGGAATTCCAGCGCGCATTGCAGGCTGTAAAGAAATTGTGGTTTGTTCGCCGCCTCAAAATAACGGCAAGATTAACGGCTTTGTTGCGTACTGCTTGAAGCTTTTACGTATAGAACGCGTTTATTTAGTTGGTGGTGCGCAAGCGGTTGCTGCTATGGCTTTTGGCACGGAGAGCATCCCGAAGGTGAATAAGATCTTTGGCCCTGGGAACCAGTTCGTGACGAAAGCAAAAAGTCTAATTCAAGGGATTACGGATGTGGCGATTGATATGCCGGCGGGGCCTTCAGAAGTGTTGGTTATTGCCGACGAATCTGCTAATCCTGCTTATATCGCTGCTGATTTATTGGCGCAAGCGGAACACGGTATTGATAGTCAGGCGGTGTTGGCGACGATCTCCACAACGATTGCAGAGCAGGTGAACGAGGAACTTAGCAAGCAGTTGTCGATCCTTCCGAGGAAGGAACTAGCGGCGAAGGCGCTGGACAATTCCTATATCGTCGTATGTGATGATTTGATCAGCTGTATGAACTTCTCGAACGCGTATGCTCCAGAGCATTTGATTATTGAATCGGATCAGTGGAAATCTTTGGTTAACAAGGTTCAAAATGCGGGGTCTGTATTCTTAGGACATCTGACGCCGGAAAGTGCAGGTGACTATGCCTCCGGAACGAATCATACCTTACCGACATCGGGATATGCACGCTCCTATTCTGGTGTGTCTGTAGACTCGTTTGTAAAGAAGATAACTTTTCAGCATATTACCGAGCAGGGCTTAGAACAGATTGGTTCGACGGTCGAAATATTGGCAGAATTAGAAGGTTTACAAGCGCATAAAAATGCGGTAAGCATTCGGAAGAAAGCCTAA
- the pckA gene encoding phosphoenolpyruvate carboxykinase (ATP) codes for MTNVISIQLEALGIRPEEPIYVQLPVPELVEHAVKQNQGTLTDSGALSFATGKFTGRSPESRFIVKDEFTFDQVNWGKVNKGMTVELFDQLHDRVSRYLSKIPLYIRSVQACNHQVYAQQVLVVCERPVQSHFVDNMFIETDIQKQERIDWSVLVASDLQLEDYEELGLPTSHCVAVDLTRQLILIIGTAYTGEIKKGVFSALNYLLPLKHNVLTMHCSANVGKDNDTALFFGLSGTGKTTLSSDEGRYLIGDDEHGWADNEIFNFEGGCYAKGIGLTHQHEPQIFNAIKFGALIENAKFKPGTREIDYNDISITENLRVSYPLEFIENTSDKSCCNAPKHIFFLSADAFGVLPPISKLTPEQAMFYFINGYTAKVAGTEMGVKTPTATFSACFGAAFLPLHPMRYAEMLKQRLENHQDIQVWLVNTGWVAGPYGVGRRIQLAYTRQLIRSAMENVIGEAGYEVHPIFDLQMPRECPGVPSELLNPKRVWANQEGYVEMAEKLKGMFEENYVQYVKLEEA; via the coding sequence ATGACAAACGTAATCAGTATTCAATTAGAGGCTCTTGGCATTCGACCAGAAGAGCCAATCTATGTCCAGTTACCGGTTCCCGAATTAGTGGAACACGCTGTAAAACAAAATCAAGGAACTCTTACGGATAGTGGTGCATTAAGTTTCGCCACCGGAAAATTTACGGGGCGCTCACCAGAGTCCCGTTTTATCGTTAAAGACGAGTTTACTTTCGACCAAGTTAATTGGGGAAAAGTAAATAAAGGGATGACTGTGGAGCTTTTCGATCAGCTTCATGATCGCGTTAGCCGCTATTTGTCCAAAATTCCGTTGTATATCCGCTCGGTACAAGCTTGTAACCATCAGGTTTATGCACAACAGGTTCTTGTGGTTTGTGAACGTCCTGTTCAAAGCCATTTTGTTGACAATATGTTTATCGAAACAGATATTCAGAAGCAAGAACGCATAGATTGGTCGGTTTTAGTGGCTTCAGATTTACAATTGGAGGATTATGAAGAGCTTGGCTTGCCAACATCACACTGCGTTGCAGTGGATTTAACACGCCAGCTAATCCTGATTATCGGTACGGCCTATACAGGCGAGATTAAAAAAGGAGTGTTCAGTGCTTTAAATTACTTATTGCCGCTGAAACACAATGTGCTTACTATGCACTGCTCTGCAAACGTTGGTAAGGACAATGACACCGCTCTATTCTTTGGCTTGTCAGGTACAGGAAAAACAACGCTTTCTTCAGATGAAGGACGCTATTTAATCGGCGATGATGAGCATGGCTGGGCGGATAACGAAATCTTCAACTTCGAAGGTGGCTGTTATGCAAAAGGTATTGGCTTGACGCATCAGCATGAGCCACAAATCTTCAACGCGATCAAGTTTGGCGCATTGATTGAAAATGCGAAGTTCAAACCGGGTACTCGCGAGATTGATTATAACGATATCAGCATCACCGAGAATTTACGCGTTTCTTATCCTTTGGAATTTATCGAGAATACGAGCGACAAGAGCTGCTGCAACGCACCAAAGCATATTTTCTTCTTAAGTGCTGACGCATTTGGCGTTTTGCCTCCAATTTCAAAGTTGACGCCAGAGCAGGCGATGTTCTACTTCATCAACGGATATACTGCGAAAGTGGCAGGTACCGAGATGGGCGTAAAGACGCCGACGGCGACTTTCTCAGCATGTTTTGGAGCAGCTTTTTTACCGCTACATCCGATGCGTTATGCAGAAATGTTGAAGCAACGATTAGAAAATCACCAAGATATTCAAGTTTGGTTGGTAAACACCGGTTGGGTAGCAGGGCCATATGGAGTTGGGCGTAGAATCCAATTGGCTTATACCCGTCAGTTAATCCGCAGCGCGATGGAAAATGTCATCGGCGAGGCTGGTTATGAGGTGCATCCAATCTTCGATCTTCAAATGCCTAGAGAATGTCCGGGCGTACCATCGGAGCTTTTAAATCCGAAACGTGTATGGGCAAATCAAGAAGGCTATGTCGAAATGGCTGAGAAGCTAAAGGGCATGTTTGAAGAAAACTATGTACAGTATGTCAAATTAGAGGAAGCTTAA
- a CDS encoding DUF6265 family protein, with translation MKNLLTFLSLLVVQGVYAQQNISSFFSGTWKVEGKELYEHWDRLSDHHLKGFSYRFSAGQGNSTIEYLDVKDANGKLVLEATVLGQNEGKAIQFEGSSGKDYYVFLNPEHDFPKKILYKKISADTMHVAVGAGEKEHSFKMIRQVSTSNPVSTAAVDTTYDEALAQKLKADERGMKSYFFVVLKTGTNQTKDKNLINESFSGHMANINRLVKEDKLIVAGPFGKNQDNYRGLFIFHNVANESELEIILNTDPAIKNSLLDFRIYPWYGSAALPMYLPFSKKISR, from the coding sequence ATGAAAAACCTACTCACATTCCTTAGCTTGCTAGTCGTGCAGGGCGTCTATGCTCAGCAAAACATATCTTCTTTCTTTTCAGGAACATGGAAAGTTGAAGGGAAAGAATTGTATGAACATTGGGATAGGCTTTCCGATCATCATCTGAAAGGTTTCTCTTACAGATTTTCAGCGGGCCAGGGGAACTCAACAATTGAATATCTCGACGTAAAAGATGCGAATGGAAAGCTCGTCTTAGAGGCAACTGTCTTGGGACAGAATGAGGGAAAAGCCATTCAATTTGAGGGTAGTAGCGGTAAAGATTATTATGTTTTCTTAAACCCAGAGCATGACTTTCCTAAGAAGATTTTATACAAGAAAATTAGCGCGGATACGATGCATGTCGCAGTTGGAGCAGGAGAGAAGGAGCACAGTTTTAAGATGATTCGTCAAGTAAGTACTAGCAATCCGGTTTCAACTGCTGCTGTAGATACAACGTACGATGAAGCTTTAGCACAGAAATTAAAAGCTGATGAGCGAGGAATGAAGTCCTATTTCTTTGTGGTTTTGAAGACGGGGACTAATCAAACTAAAGATAAGAACCTAATCAATGAGAGCTTTTCAGGTCACATGGCGAATATTAATCGTCTTGTAAAAGAAGATAAATTAATTGTTGCCGGTCCATTTGGGAAAAACCAGGACAACTACCGTGGATTATTTATATTCCATAATGTTGCTAATGAGTCCGAATTAGAAATCATCTTGAATACAGATCCGGCTATTAAAAACAGTCTATTGGACTTTAGGATTTACCCTTGGTACGGTTCGGCAGCACTACCCATGTATTTGCCTTTTTCAAAGAAAATAAGTCGATAA
- a CDS encoding ABC-three component system protein, translated as MPTIDEQLRHFAVKVNNGSGCIFQPDSKEYTYVLTVKHNLEVTSDGEKVLIPTQNIKIYRGNADGDPIPNIVSYEVHDTLDLALIVIPYIGDSEMVLVHSNPIKDESIVLYGYPSRLSKNIEKGEKRENVRCFCDMQSEDKLGTEIRTEQGQNTWDINTQKAMIGFSGCGVFAEVNGALVLKGIFPELKDPSGANNKLITIYISNFNSIINKLGLKHLIPSDLLSFNSYVAKAFMRIDPQLHGFFRSKTENIHNNGITPITIADRNKEKLTLPLSKNYSDSLSQSKLWEAWLELLTFLNIAIPELQDLESCCNKVPLYFSANENHIKSLLRLFLSQHDLQAEIRKNSLIAFSSTERTGGNDFLTKEKVKNIVANVDRSNFFSNGMMIDNALQIPEFSCIHVDHFSTKIDQIDIDDLQPNEILELIKQEIINILNYAS; from the coding sequence ATGCCGACAATAGATGAACAACTAAGACATTTTGCTGTAAAAGTCAATAATGGAAGCGGTTGTATATTTCAACCTGATTCCAAAGAATATACTTACGTACTTACCGTTAAACACAATCTCGAAGTCACAAGTGACGGAGAGAAAGTATTAATTCCTACACAAAACATTAAGATATACAGAGGAAATGCCGATGGAGATCCTATTCCCAATATAGTAAGCTATGAAGTGCATGACACATTAGATTTAGCTTTAATTGTAATTCCATACATTGGAGATTCTGAAATGGTATTGGTACATTCTAACCCTATAAAAGATGAATCAATCGTCCTTTATGGATATCCTTCGAGACTGAGCAAAAACATAGAGAAAGGAGAAAAAAGAGAAAATGTCCGCTGTTTTTGTGATATGCAAAGTGAAGATAAATTAGGTACGGAAATAAGAACAGAGCAGGGGCAAAATACATGGGATATTAATACACAAAAAGCTATGATTGGTTTTTCCGGTTGCGGGGTGTTTGCAGAAGTTAATGGTGCTTTGGTTTTAAAAGGTATATTTCCTGAATTAAAAGATCCGTCAGGAGCTAATAATAAGCTTATTACAATCTATATTTCTAATTTTAATTCTATTATCAACAAATTAGGTTTAAAACATCTCATTCCATCAGATCTCCTAAGTTTTAATTCTTATGTAGCAAAGGCATTTATGAGAATTGATCCCCAATTACATGGATTTTTTCGATCAAAAACTGAAAATATACATAATAACGGTATTACTCCCATAACAATAGCTGATCGAAATAAAGAAAAGCTAACACTACCTCTCTCAAAAAATTATTCAGATAGCCTTTCTCAATCGAAACTTTGGGAAGCGTGGTTGGAGTTACTTACTTTCTTAAATATTGCAATTCCAGAACTACAGGATTTGGAATCTTGCTGTAATAAAGTACCATTATATTTTTCAGCCAATGAGAATCATATCAAAAGCTTACTCCGATTATTCTTATCCCAACACGATTTACAAGCTGAAATAAGAAAGAATTCATTAATAGCATTTTCAAGTACAGAAAGGACTGGAGGTAATGATTTTTTAACAAAAGAAAAAGTCAAGAATATTGTTGCGAATGTTGATCGATCGAATTTTTTCAGTAACGGTATGATGATTGACAATGCCTTACAAATTCCAGAATTTTCCTGTATACATGTTGATCATTTTTCAACAAAAATTGATCAAATAGATATAGACGACTTACAACCAAATGAAATATTAGAACTTATAAAACAAGAAATTATAAATATCCTTAACTATGCTTCGTAA
- the fbp gene encoding class 1 fructose-bisphosphatase, giving the protein MMSIQTLEQFIIEQQAQFPTAKGEFTRLLQAISLAAKIVHREVNKAGLADILGKQGNCNVQGEEQQKLDVFADNHFMDALKRGGECCYLASEEHEDGIDLTQTKRYRVGKYMVYFDPLDGSSNIDSNVSVGTIFSIYKRKSAEGEMQAQDFAQTGREQVAAGYVIYGSSTVLVYTTGKGVDGFTLDPSIGEFCLSHPGLTIPKDGRVYSVNESNYNQFSSAIKHYLQYCKEIDPKTNRPFSSRYIGSLVADFHRNMIQGGIFLYPSTVQYPNGKLRLMYECNPLAFIAEQAGGKASTGVSPIMDIEPKELHQRTALIIGSEKMVEMVERYIHQFADAEPSLV; this is encoded by the coding sequence ATAATGAGTATACAAACATTAGAACAGTTTATTATTGAGCAGCAAGCTCAATTTCCAACCGCAAAAGGTGAATTTACCCGTTTGTTGCAGGCAATTTCCCTGGCGGCAAAGATTGTTCATCGCGAAGTGAATAAGGCTGGATTGGCCGATATTCTTGGGAAACAAGGCAATTGCAATGTGCAAGGCGAGGAGCAACAGAAGCTTGATGTTTTTGCTGACAACCATTTTATGGATGCACTTAAACGTGGTGGCGAATGTTGTTATCTTGCTTCAGAAGAGCATGAGGATGGTATCGACTTAACACAGACGAAGCGTTATCGTGTAGGGAAATACATGGTCTACTTCGACCCATTGGATGGTTCTTCCAACATTGACTCAAATGTCTCTGTAGGTACGATCTTCTCCATCTACAAGCGCAAAAGCGCTGAAGGAGAGATGCAGGCGCAAGACTTCGCCCAGACCGGCCGCGAGCAGGTTGCTGCTGGCTATGTCATTTATGGCTCGTCGACCGTATTGGTTTATACCACTGGAAAAGGAGTGGATGGCTTTACATTAGATCCGTCTATTGGTGAGTTCTGCCTGTCACATCCTGGTCTAACCATTCCTAAAGACGGACGTGTATACTCAGTAAACGAGAGTAATTACAATCAGTTCTCTTCCGCAATTAAGCATTACTTACAATATTGCAAGGAAATAGATCCAAAGACAAATAGACCGTTTTCATCGCGCTATATCGGTTCTTTGGTAGCCGATTTCCATCGCAACATGATACAGGGCGGGATATTCCTATATCCAAGCACCGTACAATATCCAAACGGAAAACTACGCTTAATGTACGAATGTAATCCTTTAGCCTTCATCGCCGAACAAGCAGGAGGAAAGGCTTCTACGGGCGTGTCGCCTATTATGGATATTGAGCCTAAAGAACTGCACCAAAGAACAGCACTGATCATCGGTAGCGAAAAGATGGTTGAAATGGTAGAAAGGTATATCCACCAATTTGCAGACGCGGAGCCCAGTTTGGTATAG